A DNA window from Carassius gibelio isolate Cgi1373 ecotype wild population from Czech Republic chromosome A8, carGib1.2-hapl.c, whole genome shotgun sequence contains the following coding sequences:
- the LOC128018896 gene encoding sperm-associated antigen 17-like, whose product MPPKRNKSVTPSGTTPPGAAAANKNWETALTAAVFEENDWRASLSMVQAERAEDEQLISALLQAVQQPLRKLFSVLSWEDTLEKIDELGNPKTRKTKDVPMFCEVTEVAKSIMDVGEEITVDLMAKLIKFQLLAIKNNDIARRAAEQKAVEDNVPVKAGLNSAGKDQGGKGAAKGKKAAELPVPTKDTKLKRRGEEENTIKYIDDEPDDGPQHYILIVGFCQPHLISALDSLGIHVSNIIKLGLEREVKSEAPEETVADEDHQLLEDQEVEILKQKRQRELDVFWKQLDQVLNSGNMGSRLRDVARLNYSVKIHLLPQDKSNTEAMLAFGAAIFEGVACLVYDTLDWRRQYSHYLNCMRLIQVPEASRSIPQSRPLSSNEVLQTPRKKGVSEEDPGTTEPESPVLSTEVDMRYYCDLLDRIPTEITSVPLILHCMLEQVVASEQEGSDDSGERFDKTDQDLISYMLSSVLSLPLEEDNKKELMEDLGIQNSPNTGQKHPLLLNHHDERARRLHQLPVLDGFDVIKTEADIMRQSHVWTNLMSRHTESAADRLTRSQELLHFCTDESMSWSELQRLLQLFVFESMPLTTVDENSFIKGSQSDPPNPTPWDNPVEFTRHRYWSNSGTPGSAESNAGTERKMGNEVTVTDLQKTLIRQLADWNFVEKHSASVFPQVIQSASETYRCVDTFHCSRDNAIYVVCHNPMSPQRICKEYWDASLHTDVGFRNYLENVAHSISEWTRQEEEKWQMEQEKKEEERNLIQTPSETDRKRDCLEKSPISDTLEPYIREDSLKAWKIEQDRLKEEEQSKKTKKEKGGKATPKVGERMDSVKENKKSPLASRKSRENMSKTPSSATLPRDKTRDVPETPQDPANERRTNVFTGYSLNGKLVQVTGQVQSLYPCDGGQIDVERFHFTQGLTQVKVCVKKDGHHFYTHISDRKKEDKLKEIDMFSSPAANGVNPDCEIEKCGSFHAVLANGIQLSCSQSKPNKTRGQTLQSTVPSAIYTDQQQQEQVPEVHCEPGDTSSLPPFLNLYVSLPNGLILHFDFEDSVDGESHVRSLLIRQRFYNSGSRSDLTSDFSIHTEVSRVITSRGTVIKHKKDGSTEVLFADGTVSTSPDSEPVCVLVPHILLKEEEPVKEMIVDTKDTKDKKGKADSKVNTEVEQQKSIENENPKYYLEVNGGSWTTTTPSGFRVASVAGKEVEVQPILAYHATDPFSGTAVVTREDKVLSVLKKDGAMIVDHADGTRISTFYQQGEPQQQLSSGEKLVRVEKAEFATVIMDNERRTCDVIYGDGTSISATAHGSYKIYPHGGGVLHIDKDSGAVYTSHQSQQRSEKDPLGQYVMNQKDVICHVMDPEGNHFQVNADGQITVKANGSEMKATELQQNAGFKSQPARLFVVHEDCSASELLRAQDVEDLLQKAYCDSSIAILTDPLPDSQQSFGITLLRPCPDINSHWLSSKQDDDIIPTHLKSRKWETFPSSEKRTPGPPFGTTLGCSLDLKEKLPKSSSIHIQPVLECPDVLLVRQMTQHPPVTEALCRKLQEKVKSYLEQLLQRENQWEKMQLKDPRTAEEKVHQNDLLQLVLSLPDAVDPPVAMEIRPLSALASLYTESVRAAQQPHKLQEKTEEKVTKRINKKKQKSLWENRIKQHRQELQEQRRHRNALRHHIVTPYFHPELKEMSLFANEASTTI is encoded by the exons ATGCCCCCCAAACGGAATAAAAGTGTTACTCCATCTGGGACAACTCCACCCGGGGCAGCTGCTGCTAACAAAAACTGGGAAACAGCTCTTACTGCTGCTGTATTTGAAGAG AATGACTGGAGGGCCAGTCTGTCTATGGTGCAGGCAGAGAGAGCAGAGGACGAACAGCTCATCAGTGCCCTTCTGCAGGCGGTTCAGCAGCCCCTGCGCAAGCTCTTCAGCGTGCTGTCCTGGGAGGACACTCTGGAAAAG ATCGATGAACTGGGAAACCCGAAGACCAGAAAGACCAAAGATGTTCCCATGTTTTGTGAG GTGACTGAAGTTGCAAAGTCTATAATGGATGTCGGAGAGGAAATTACTGTGGACTTGATGGCGAAATTAATAAAGTTTCAGCTTCTGGCCATCAAAAACAATGACATCGCAAGGAGGGCTGCTGAGCAGAAG GCTGTAGAGGATAATGTCCCTGTTAAAGCGGGACTGAATTCTGCCGGCAAGGACCAGGGGGGTAAAGGAGCAGCAAAGGGGAAGAAAGCTGCTGAACTTCCAGTTCCAACCAAAGACACCAAACTAAAACGTAGAGGGGAAGAAGAAAATACAATCAAATACATAG ATGATGAGCCTGATGATGGGCCACAGCACTACATCCTGATTGTGGGGTTCTGCCAGCCTCATTTAATCTCTGCGTTGGACTCTCTGGGTATCCACGTGTCCAATATCATTAAATTGGGCTTAGAGAGAGAGGTCAAATCAGAGGCTCCAGAGGAAACAGTGGCAGACGAGGATCACCAATTACTCGAAGATCAAG AAGTTGAGATTCTGAAACAAAAGAGGCAGCGGGAGCTAGATGTGTTCTGGAAGCAGCTGGATCAAGTCTTGAACAGTGGGAATATGGGATCCAGACTCCGTGATGTTGCCAGGTTGAACTATAGCGTGAAGATCCATTTGCTGCCCCAGGACAAAAGCAACACTGAAGCAATG CTAGCATTTGGAGCTGCTATATTTGAGGGGGTGGCATGTCTGGTGTATGACACCCTGGACTGGAGGAGACAGTACAGCCATTATCTCAACTGCATGAGGTTGATCCAGGTGCCCGAGGCCAGTAGATCCATCCCACAGTCCCGACCACTGAGCTCCAATGAG GTTCTACAAACCCCAAGGAAGAAAGGAGTGTCAGAGGAAGACCCTGGTACAa CAGAGCCTGAGTCTCCTGTTCTGAGCACAGAGGTTGATATGAGATACTACTGTGATTTACTGGACAGGATTCCTACTGAAATCACTTCTGTACCTCTTATATTGCATTGCATGCTGGAACAG GTAGTGGCTTCAGAACAGGAAGGATCCGATGATTCAGGGGAGCGTTTTGATAAAACAGATCAAGATCTAATCAGTTATATGCTCTCATCTGTCCTGAGTCTGCCACTGGAAGAAGACAACAAGAAG GAACTGATGGAGGATCTTGGGATCCAGAACAGCCCAAATACTGGTCAAAAACACCCGCTCCTGCTCAATCACCATGATGAGAGAGCAAGGAGACTCCATCAGCTTCCT GTCCTAGATGGTTTTGATGTCATCAAAACTGAAGCAGACATTATGAGACAAAGCCATGTTTGGACCAACCTGATGTCCAGACACACTGAAAGTGCCGCTGATAGACTGACTAGATCACAGGAGCTACTGCACTTCTGCACTGACG AGTCAATGAGCTGGTCTGAGCTACAGAGGCTTCTCCagctgtttgtgtttgagagTATGCCATTGACTACAGTGGACGAGAACAGCTTTATTAAAGGATCTCAATCAGATCCTCCAAACCCTACACCATGGGACAACCCTGTCGAATTCACCAGACACCGGTACTGGAGCAACAGCGGGACACCAG gatcagCAGAAAGCAATGCAGGGACTGAGAGAAAAATG GGTAATGAAGTGACTGTAACAGATCTCCAGAAGACACTGATTCGTCAGCTGGCAGACTGGAACTTTGTAGAGAAGCACAGCGCTTCTGTTTTCCCGCAG GTCATCCAGTCTGCCTCTGAGACTTATAGATGTGTGGACACATTTCACTGTAGCAGAGACAATGCAATATATGTTGTCTGCCACAATCCCATGAGCCCCCAGAGGATTTGCAAAGAATACTGGGACGCATCACTTCACACAGATGTGGGCTTCAG AAACTACTTGGAAAATGTGGCACACTCAATCAGTGAATGGACCAGACAGGAAGAGGAAAAATGGCAAATGGAGCAGGAGaagaaagaggaagaaagaaaTCTTATTCAAACCCCTTCAGAGACCGACAGGAAGAGAG ATTGTCTAGAGAAGTCTCCAATCTCAGACACATTAGAACCGTACATAAGAGAGGACTCTCTCAAA GCATGGAAGATCGAGCAGGATAGATTAAAGGAGGAGGAGCAATccaaaaagacaaagaaagaaaaaggaggaAAAGCGACACCAAAAGTTGGAGAGAGGATGGACTCAGTAAAGGAAAACAAGAAGTCTCCGCTGGCCTCAAGAAAGAGTAGAGAGAACATGTCTAAAACACCCAGCTCGGCCACACTGCCTAGAGACAAGACCAGAGACGTTCCAGAGACGCCTCAAGATCCAGCAAATGAGAGAAGAACAAAt GTTTTCACAGGCTACAGTTTAAATGGAAAACTGGTGCAGGTCACTGGCCAAGTTCAGTCTCTCTATCCCTGTGATGGAGGACAAATCGATGTGGAGCGTTTTCACTTCACACAAG GGTTGACACAAGTGAAAGTATGTGTAAAGAAGGACGGCCATCACTTCTACACACACATTTCAGATAGAAAAAAAGAGGACAAACTAAAGGAAATTGATATGTTCAGTAGTCCAGCTGCTAATGGAGTCAATCCAGATTGTGAGATTGAGAAATGTGGCTCTTTTCATGCTGTACTGGCCAATGGCATTCAGCTGTCCTGCAGTCAGAGCAAACCTAATAAAACAAGAGGTCAGACTCTCCAATCCACGGTGCCCAGTGCCATCTATACTGACCAGCAACAACAGGAACAG GTGCCTGAGGTACACTGTGAGCCCGGAGATACCTCCTCTCTTCCACCGTTCCTCAATCTGTATGTATCTCTTCCCAATGGACTCATCCTGCACTTTGATTTTGAGGACTCAGTGG ATGGGGAATCTCATGTCCGATCTCTGCTGATACGACAGAGATTTTATAATTCAGGGTCTAGATCAGATTTGACCTCAGACTTCAGCATACACACTGAGGTCTCCAGGGTCATCACCAGCAGAGGGACTGTCATCAAACACAAGAAAGATGGATCTACTGAG gtcctATTTGCAGATGGTACAGTCAGTACGAGCCCAGACTCTGAACCAGTGTGTGTGCTGGTTCCACACATACTCTTAAAAGAGGAAGAGCCTGTTAAAGAGATGATAGTGGACACCAAAGACACTAAAGACAAGAAAG GAAAGGCTGATTCGAAGGTAAATACAGAGGTAGAGCAACAAAAGTCCATAGAAAATGAAAATCCAAAATACTATCTCGAGGTTAACGGAGGATCTTGGACCACCACAACCCCCTCTGGCTTCAGAGTCGCCTCTGTGGCCGGGAAGGAAGTTGAAGTGCAGCCCATACTGGCCTATCATGCTACAGACCCCTTCAGTGGGACA GCTGTGGTCACAAGAGAGGACAAAGTGCTGTCTGTGCTGAAGAAAGATGGCGCAATGATAGTGGATCACGCAGATGGAACGCGTATAAGCACCTTCTACCAGCAGGGGGAGCCACAACAACAGCTGAGCTCAG GAGAGAAACTGGTTAGGGTGGAAAAAGCTGAATTTGCAACAGTGATAATGGACAATGAGAGAAGAACGTGTGATGTTATTTACGGGGATGGCACTTCCATCAGCGCAACTGCTCATGGATCATATAAA ATCTATCCTCATGGTGGGGGTGTCCTCCATATTGATAAGGATAGTGGGGCAGTGTACACATCTCATCAGTCTCAACAGAGATCAGAGAAGGACCCACTAGGCCAATATGTGATGAACCAGAAAGATGTCATATGCCATGTGATGGACCCCGAGGGCAACCACTTTCAA GTTAATGCAGATGGTCAGATCACTGTCAAGGCTAATGGATCAGAAATGAAAGCAACAGAGCTTCAACAGAACGCTGGCTTTAAATCACAACCAGCTAG GTTGTTTGTGGTACATGAGGACTGTTCAGCCTCAGAGCTGCTGAGAGCTCAAGATGTTGAAGATCTCCTACAGAAGGCTTACTGTGACTCTTCTATTGCCATTCTCACTGACCCACTACCAGACTCACAAC AATCATTTGGCATCACTCTGCTAAGGCCCTGCCCAGACATCAACTCTCATTGGCTCTCATCCAAGCAAGACGATGACATCATTCCCACACACCTCAAATCCAGGAAATGGGAGACATTCCCTTCATCTGAG AAGAGGACCCCAGGCCCCCCTTTTGGGACCACCCTTGGTTGTAGTCTTGACTTAAAGGAGAAACTACCAAAGTCAAGTTCCATCCACATCCAACCGGTTTTGGAGTGCCCTGACGTACTGCTGGTGCGTCAGATGACCCAGCATCCACCTGTAACCGAAGCATTGTGCAGGAAACTGCAAGAAAAAGTCAAG TCATATTTGGAGCAGCTGCTACAGAGAGAGAATCAATGGGAGAAGATGCAGTTGAAGGACCCGCGTACAGCAGAGGAGAAAGTTCATCAGAATGATCTACTGCAGCTTGTACTG TCCCTGCCTGATGCTGTAGATCCTCCAGTTGCAATGGAGATAAGGCCTCTGTCAG CTCTGGCATCTCTCTATACTGAATCAGTGCGAGCAGCTCAACAACCCCACAAGCTCCAGGAAAAAACAGAAGAGAAAGTTACCAAGAG AATCAATAAAAAGAAGCAAAAGTCACTGTGGGAAAACAGGATTAAACAGCACAG GCAAGAACTCCAGGAGCAGAGAAGACACAGAAATGCACTCAGACACCATATAGTTACTCCATACTTTCACCCTGAGCTAAAGGAAATGTCCCTCTTTGCAAATGAGGCTAGTACAACCATCTGA